Genomic DNA from Tepidibacillus fermentans:
GTTGTCGCGTCGGGAAGAATAATTCGTTCGACCGATGAATGGGATATATCACGTTCATGCCATAATGAGACATTTTCATAAGCGGAAACCATATAGCCTCGTAAAACCCGTGCTAACCCGCTGATATTCTCTGAACCAACCGGATTTCGTTTATGCGGCATTGCCGATGATCCTTTTTGTCCTTTGCTAAAGAATTCCTCTACTTCCCTTGTCTCTGACTTTTGTAATCCTCTGATTTCCGTAGCGAACTTCTCTAATGATGTAGCAATCAAAGCTAGTGTCGCCATATATTCCGCATGACGATCACGCTGCAAGGTTTGGGTCGAAATCGGTGCAGGTTTCAAGCCTAATTTTTTACACACATACTCCTCAATAAAAGGAGGGATATTCGCAAATGTACCCACTGCGCCAGAAATTTTCCCATAACCAACCTCATCCATTGCCTGTTTAAACCGTTCCAAGTTTCGCTTCATTTCACTATACCATAGGGCCATCTTAAGTCCAAAGGTTGTTGGTTCAGCATGAACGCCATGGGTTCGCCCCATCATGACGGTATATTTATGTTCTATCGCTTTTTCTTTTAACACTTGCAGAAAATTTTCTATGTCTTTTAATAAGATTTGGTTGGCTTGTTTAAGCAAATATCCTAACGCAGTATCAACGACATCGGTTGAAGTTAAGCCATAATGAACCCATTTTGATTCAGGGCCTAATGTTTCAGCGACTGCTCTTGTAAATGCCACAACATCATGTTTGGTATCCATTTCAATTTCATGAATTCGATCGATATTGATTTTGGCATTTTTACGGATTTTGATAACATCTTCTTTTGGGATTTCTCCTAACTCAGCCCAAGCTTCTGCGGCTAAAATTTCAACTTCTAACCAAGCGCGATACTTATTTTCTTCAGTCCATATTGCCTGCATTTCCGGTCTTGAATAACGTTCAATCATACTTACCCTCCAAAAATATCTTTTATTTTAAATTAAGCCATTTTTTCTTTGTTAGTCTGTAAGAGAGAGATATATTTTTTCTGCTATTGCTAAAGCTTCATCAAGTGTATCAGCCAAAGTAGTATAATGCCCCATTTTTCTTTTAAGCCGTGCTTCTTTTTTTCCATATAAATGCAATTTGGTAGAAGGTTCTTTTAATATGTTCTCTATCTTAAAATGATCATGCCATAAATCTCCCAACAGATTTGTCATAACGCAAGGTGTTATTAGTCTGGTATCTCCTAAAGGTAATCCGCAAATAGCACGGATTGTTTGTTCAAATTGACTCGTTATAGTAGCCTCTAATGTATGATGTCCAGAATTATGGGGACGTGGTGCCAATTCATTTATATATAGATGACCATTCTTGTCATAAAAAAATTCAACACATAATAATCCTCTATAATCCATTTGTTCCATAACCTGTTCTGTTAATTTAATGGCTTCTGAAGTTACCTCTTTTTCAAGTCTTGCAGGAGCTATTGTACGATGCAATATGTGATGCCGATGTTGGTTTTCTACAACAGGAAAAGGAATAAAACCATTCTTATTTCTAGCAGCAA
This window encodes:
- the purB gene encoding adenylosuccinate lyase — translated: MIERYSRPEMQAIWTEENKYRAWLEVEILAAEAWAELGEIPKEDVIKIRKNAKINIDRIHEIEMDTKHDVVAFTRAVAETLGPESKWVHYGLTSTDVVDTALGYLLKQANQILLKDIENFLQVLKEKAIEHKYTVMMGRTHGVHAEPTTFGLKMALWYSEMKRNLERFKQAMDEVGYGKISGAVGTFANIPPFIEEYVCKKLGLKPAPISTQTLQRDRHAEYMATLALIATSLEKFATEIRGLQKSETREVEEFFSKGQKGSSAMPHKRNPVGSENISGLARVLRGYMVSAYENVSLWHERDISHSSVERIILPDATTLLNYMLRRFSNIVKNLTVFPENMKRNMERTFGLIYSQRVLLSLINKGLKREEAYDLVQRKAMQSWEEQKSFKELLKEEKNIQNLLTEEELNECFDYHYHLKNVDFLFKRVGIGE